In the Chiloscyllium plagiosum isolate BGI_BamShark_2017 chromosome 15, ASM401019v2, whole genome shotgun sequence genome, one interval contains:
- the stx11a gene encoding syntaxin-11a — protein MKDRLEELIECSKLSQQQAETEDEVDSTREGLVFECDFILQVLHKEVQQIQEENGRLKVDIKRLGKQNTRFLTSMRRLSSIKRDSNSIAKDIKSRGEKIHRRLQDLNNYIKEITNTHGPNAAIVRIAQAQHFVVLHTFHNAMSEYNKEEMRQRENCKTRIQRQLEIMGKDISNNEMEEMIEQGKWDVFSGNLLSEVRGARTALSEIEQRHRELLELECRVREIHDLFLQMAVLVEEQSETLNNIEINVQKVQDYMGEAKVQLKKAVEHKRNNICRKIFCCCCL, from the coding sequence ATGAAGGACAGACTTGAAGAATTGATCGAATGTTCAAAATTGTCCCAACAGCAAGCAGAGACCGAAGATGAGGTGGATTCCACTCGTGAAGGCTTGGTATTTGAATGTGACTTCATTCTGCAGGTGCTTCACAAAGAAGTGCAACAAATCCAAGAGGAAAATGGGCGCCTGAAAGTGGACATTAAACGTCTAGGAAAGCAGAACACTCGCTTCCTGACCTCGATGAGACGTCTTAGCAGCATAAAGCGGGATTCAAACTCGATTGCAAAAGATATAAAAAGTCGGGGTGAGAAGATCCACCGGAGGCTGCAGGACCTAAACAATTACATCAAGGAGATAACGAATACACATGGGCCTAATGCTGCCATTGTTCGGATCGCCCAGGCACAGCACTTTGTTGTCTTGCACACTTTCCACAACGCCATGTCGGAGTATAACAAGGAGGAGATGAGGCAACGGGAAAACTGCAAGACCCGGATCCAGCGGCAGCTCGAGATCATGGGAAAAGACATTTCCAACAACGAGATGGAGGAGATGATAGAACAGGGGAAGTGGGATGTGTTCTCCGGAAACCTGCTGAGCGAAGTGCGAGGGGCACGCACTGCTCTGTCAGAAATTGAGCAGCGGCACCGGGAGCTGCTGGAGTTGGAGTGTCGTGTCCGTGAGATCCATGACTTGTTCCTGCAGATGGCAGTTTTGGTGGAGGAACAATCAGAGACCCTCAACAACATCGAGATAAATGTGCAGAAGGTTCAAGATTACATGGGTGAGGCCAAAGTGCAGCTGAAGAAAGCTGTGGAACACAAGAGAAACAACATTTGTCGAAAGATCTTCTGCTGTTGTTGCCTCTGA